In Desulfobulbaceae bacterium, the following are encoded in one genomic region:
- a CDS encoding CZB domain-containing protein — translation MSKDVYVPADANLPTKLAEVEAAHLQWASRIRDAIINQSTTLEKVQTDANKCILGVWLGSDQAKKAYDNGDGDFKKLWDAIPASHNVMHESAITINTLLSEGDFDAAVAVFRSETSPRLDETLNILKDLKKEAEHELQGMHEANVVYAKELIPALHEVKEKLHTIREIAKGAIMGEDQMLSAAAGSQMANRLLSLVAVIVGLLMAFFTSRGIVSVLGSISSKMSVGADEVAAAAAQIDSSSQTVSDGASRQAAALEESSASLEEMSSMTRQNADNAAQADHLMQEATSVIKEAEVSMAKLTDSMAEISAASSETQKIVKTIDEIAFQTNLLALNAAVEAARAGEAGAGFAVVADEVRNLALRAAEAAKNTSGLIDGTVQKVNTGSKLLTETSDSFYVASSATSKIGTLISEIATASKEQEMGFSQINSAVSEIDHVTQENAANAEETAAASGELKSQADAMRGAVDELIRLVGAKKKEVQISKQSLPVSRVGRTASAAHKPAVKVQKSLPPKKLQPSVSKQLADSIDDQEFEDF, via the coding sequence TTGAGTAAAGACGTTTATGTGCCTGCCGATGCAAATCTGCCAACAAAACTGGCAGAAGTAGAGGCTGCACATCTGCAATGGGCAAGTCGAATCAGGGACGCAATTATAAACCAAAGCACCACACTTGAGAAGGTTCAAACCGATGCGAACAAATGTATATTAGGTGTTTGGTTGGGCAGTGATCAGGCCAAAAAGGCCTATGACAATGGCGATGGTGATTTTAAAAAGCTGTGGGATGCAATCCCCGCCAGCCATAATGTGATGCATGAATCGGCAATTACGATTAATACGCTATTATCCGAAGGTGATTTTGACGCTGCTGTTGCGGTGTTCCGCTCCGAGACTTCACCAAGATTGGATGAAACACTTAACATCCTTAAGGACTTGAAAAAAGAGGCTGAACATGAGTTGCAGGGTATGCACGAGGCAAATGTCGTATATGCCAAGGAGTTAATTCCTGCTCTCCATGAAGTGAAGGAAAAACTTCATACTATTCGAGAAATAGCCAAAGGGGCAATAATGGGAGAGGATCAGATGCTCAGTGCGGCGGCTGGTTCTCAAATGGCAAATAGGCTCTTGTCACTTGTCGCGGTAATCGTTGGATTGTTGATGGCATTTTTCACCTCAAGGGGAATTGTCAGTGTGCTTGGAAGCATTTCGTCAAAAATGTCTGTTGGTGCTGACGAGGTTGCTGCTGCAGCGGCTCAAATTGATTCGTCAAGTCAAACCGTTTCCGATGGCGCCTCCAGGCAAGCCGCTGCATTGGAAGAAAGTTCGGCGTCACTTGAAGAAATGTCGTCAATGACGCGGCAAAACGCCGATAATGCAGCGCAAGCCGACCATTTGATGCAGGAGGCTACCTCCGTTATCAAAGAGGCTGAAGTTTCAATGGCCAAGTTGACTGATTCAATGGCTGAAATTTCCGCTGCGAGTTCTGAGACTCAGAAAATTGTAAAAACTATTGATGAGATAGCTTTCCAGACAAATTTACTTGCCTTAAATGCTGCCGTTGAGGCGGCGCGGGCAGGTGAGGCTGGTGCTGGTTTTGCAGTAGTTGCCGATGAGGTCAGAAATCTTGCTCTGCGGGCGGCGGAAGCCGCAAAGAATACTTCGGGTCTCATTGATGGAACAGTTCAAAAGGTGAATACGGGCTCCAAGTTGCTTACAGAAACCAGTGATTCCTTTTATGTGGCCTCCAGTGCGACTTCGAAAATCGGAACTTTGATTAGTGAAATCGCAACCGCTTCAAAGGAACAGGAGATGGGGTTCTCGCAGATTAATTCAGCTGTTTCTGAGATTGACCATGTCACACAGGAAAATGCAGCCAACGCCGAAGAGACTGCCGCTGCCTCGGGTGAACTCAAATCTCAAGCTGATGCGATGCGGGGAGCTGTCGATGAGCTTATTCGGCTTGTTGGTGCCAAGAAAAAAGAAGTACAGATATCAAAGCAAAGCCTGCCGGTCAGCCGGGTGGGGCGGACCGCATCTGCTGCACATAAGCCTGCCGTGAAGGTACAAAAATCGTTACCGCCCAAAAAGCTCCAGCCGTCAGTTTCAAAACAGCTCGCCGACAGCATTGATGACCAGGAGTTTGAGGATTTTTAG
- a CDS encoding IS4 family transposase: EQRCHDDPKTIGGLFFACSEEIKDLSLIEALQRLLALALDAVRSSGEFAESVIAAMIDAIMGVAIELIQTGRRLGKSTYVFSTI, encoded by the coding sequence TTGAGCAGCGTTGTCATGATGATCCGAAAACCATTGGCGGTTTATTTTTTGCCTGCAGCGAGGAGATCAAAGACCTCTCGCTGATTGAGGCGCTCCAGAGATTATTGGCACTTGCTCTTGATGCTGTCCGCTCTTCAGGCGAATTTGCCGAAAGCGTTATTGCCGCCATGATTGATGCAATAATGGGTGTTGCAATTGAGCTTATCCAAACGGGTAGACGGCTAGGCAAGAGTACTTACGTTTTTTCAACCATTTAA